From one Candidatus Micrarchaeia archaeon genomic stretch:
- a CDS encoding ribose 1,5-bisphosphate isomerase (eIF-2BB; catalyzes the binding of GTP to IF2), whose protein sequence is LYKYDPLTLFGNRERIEEREASEVWEGAPKRVKVRNPAFDATAARYVNGYVTELGVVPPQALFGIAMAKLGLRVDG, encoded by the coding sequence CTTTACAAGTACGACCCGCTCACGCTTTTCGGGAACAGGGAGCGCATAGAGGAGCGCGAGGCTTCGGAAGTCTGGGAAGGCGCCCCGAAGAGAGTAAAGGTGAGGAATCCCGCCTTCGACGCGACGGCGGCGCGGTACGTGAACGGGTACGTGACCGAGCTGGGAGTGGTGCCTCCGCAGGCCCTTTTCGGCATAGCGATGGCGAAGCTCGGGCTCAGGGTGGACGGGTGA